A single window of Symphalangus syndactylus isolate Jambi chromosome 4, NHGRI_mSymSyn1-v2.1_pri, whole genome shotgun sequence DNA harbors:
- the FGA gene encoding fibrinogen alpha chain, producing the protein MFSMRIVCLVLSVVGTAWTADTGEGDFLAEGGGVRGPRVVERHQSACKDSDWPFCSDEDWNYKCPSGCRMKGLMDEVNQDFTSRINKIKNSLFEYQKNNKDSNSLTTNIMEILRGDFSSANNRDNTYNQVSEDLRSRIEVLKRKVIEKVQHIQLLQKNVRAQLVDMKRLEVDIDIKIRSCRGSCSRALAREIDLKDYEDQQKQLEQVIAKDLLPSRDRQHLPLIKMKPIPDLVPGTFKSQLQKAPPEWRALTDLQQMRMELERPGRNEVTRGDSTSSGTRSETESPRNPSSAGNWNPGSSGPGSTGNRNPGSSGTGSAGTWNPGSSGTGSTGTWSPGSSEAGSSGTWNSGSSGTVSTGKQNPGSPRPGSTGTWNPGSSGHASAGHWSSESSVSGSTGHWHSESGSFRPDSSGSGNTRPTNPDWGAFEEVSGNVSPGTRREYHTEKLVTSKGDKELATGKEKVTSGSTTTTRRSCSKTVTKTVIGPDGRKEVTKEVVTSEDGSDCPEAIDLGTLSGIGTLGEFRHRHPDEAAFFDTASTGKTFPGFFSPMVREFVSETESTGSESGIFTNAKESSSHHPGVAGFPSSRKTSSHSKQFTSSTSYNREGSTFESKSYKMADEAGSEADYEGTHSTKRGHAKSRPVRDCDDVLQTHPSGTQSGIFNIKLPGSSKIFSVYCDQETSLGGWLLIQQRMDGSLNFNRTWQDYKRGFGSLNDEGEGEFWLGNDYLHLLTQRGSVLRVELEDWAGNEAYAEYHFRVGSEAEGYALQVSSYEGTAGDALIEGSVEEGTEYTSHNNMQFSTFDRDADQWEENCAEVYGGGWWYNNCQAANLNGIYYPGGSYDPRNNSPYEIENGVVWVSFRGADYSLRAVRMKIRPLVTQ; encoded by the exons ATGTTTTCCATGAGGATCGTCTGCCTGGTCCTAAGTGTGGTGGGCACAGCATGG ACTGCAGATACTGGTGAAGGTGACTTTCTAGCTGAAGGAGGAGGCGTGCGTGGCCCAAGGGTTGTGGAAAGGCATCAATCTGCCTGCAAAGATTCAGACTGGCCCTTCTGCTCTGATGAAGACTGG AACTACAAATGCCCTTCTGGCTGCAGGATGAAAGGGTTGATGGATGAAGTCAATCAAGATTTTACAAGCAGAATAAATAAGATCAAAAATTCACTATTTGAATATCAGAAGAACAATAAGGATTCTAATTCGTTGACCACTAATATAATGGAAATCTTGAGAGGCGATTTTTCCTCAGCCAATA acCGTGATAATACCTATAACCAAGTATCAGAAGATCTGAGAAGCAGAATTGAAGTCCTGAAGCGCAAAGTCATAGAAAAAGTACAGCATATCCAACTTCTGCAGAAAAATGTTAGAGCTCAGTTGGTTGATATGAAACGACTGGAG GTGGACATTGACATTAAGATCCGATCTTGTCGAGGGTCATGCAGTAGGGCTTTAGCTCGTGAAATAGATCTGAAGGACTATGAAGATCAGCAGAAGCAACTTGAACAGGTCATTGCCAAAGACTTACTTCCCTCTAGAGATAGGCAACACTTACCACTGATAAAAATGAAACCCATTCCAGACTTGGTTCCTGGAACTTTTAAGAGCCAGCTTCAGAAGGCACCCCCAGAGTGGAGGGCATTAACAGACTTGCAGCAGATGAGAATGGAGTTAGAGAGACCTGGTAGAAATGAGGTTACCAGAGGAGACTCCACATCTTCTGGAACCAGATCAGAGACGGAAAGCCCCAGGAACCCTAGCAGTGCTGGAAACTGGAACCCTGGGAGCTCTGGACCTGGAAGTACTGGAAACCGAAACCCTGGGAGCTCTGGGACTGGAAGTGCTGGAACCTGGAACCCTGGAAGCTCTGGAACTGGTAGTACTGGAACCTGGAGCCCTGGGAGTTCTGAAGCTGGAAGTAGTGGAACCTGGAACTCTGGGAGCTCTGGAACTGTAAGTACTGGAAAGCAAAACCCTGGGAGCCCTAGACCTGGTAGTACCGGAACCTGGAATCCTGGCAGCTCTGGACATGCAAGTGCTGGGCACTGGAGCTCTGAGAGCTCTGTATCTGGTAGTACTGGACATTGGCACTCTGAATCTGGAAGTTTTAGGCCAGACAGCTCAGGGTCTGGGAACACGAGGCCTACCAACCCAGACTGGGGCGCATTTGAAGAGGTGTCAGGAAATGTAAGTCCAGGGACAAGGAGAGAGTACCACACAGAGAAACTGGTCACTTCTAAAGGAGATAAAGAGCTCGCGACTGGTAAAGAGAAGGTCACCTCTGGTAGCACAACCACCACGCGTCGTTCATGCTCTAAAACCGTTACTAAGACTGTTATTGGTCCTGATGGTCGCAAAGAAGTTACCAAAGAAGTGGTGACCTCTGAAGATGGTTCTGACTGTCCCGAGGCAATAGATTTAGGCACATTGTCTGGCATAGGTACTCTGGGTGAGTTCCGCCATAGGCACCCTGATGAAGCTGCTTTCTTCGACACTGCCTCAACTGGAAAAACATTCCCAGGTTTCTTCTCACCTATGGTCAGAGAGTTTGTCAGTGAGACTGAGTCTACGGGCTCAGAATCTGGCATCTTCACAAATGCAAAGGAATCCAGTTCTCATCACCCTGGGGTAGCTGGATTCCCTTCCAGTCGTAAAACTTCAAGTCACAGCAAACAATTTACTAGTAGCACGAGTTACAACAGAGAAGGCTCCACATTTGAAAGCAAGAGCTATAAAATGGCAGATGAGGCCGGAAGTGAAGCCGATTATGAAGGAACACATAGCACCAAGAGAGGCCATGCTAAATCTCGCCCTGTCAGAG actgtgaTGATGTCCTCCAAACACATCCTTCAGGTACCCAAAGTGGTATTTTCAATATCAAGCTACCGGGATCCAGTaagattttttctgtttattgcgATCAAGAGACCAGTTTGGGAGGATGGCTTTTGATCCAGCAAAGAATGGATGGATCACTGAATTTTAACCGGACCTGGCAAGACTACAAGAGAGGTTTCGGCAGCCTGAATGACGAGGGGGAAGGAGAATTCTGGCTAGGCAATGACTACCTCCACTTACTAACCCAAAGGGGCTCTGTTCTTAGGGTTGAATTAGAGGACTGGGCTGGGAATGAAGCTTATGCAGAATATCACTTCCGGGTAGGCTCTGAGGCGGAAGGCTATGCCCTCCAAGTCTCCTCCTATGAAGGCACTGCGGGTGATGCTCTGATTGAGGGTTCCGTAGAGGAAGGGACAGAGTACACCTCTCACAACAACATGCAGTTCAGCACCTTTGACAGGGATGCAGACCAGTGGGAAGAGAACTGTGCAGAAGTCTATGGGGGAGGCTGGTGGTATAACAACTGCCAAGCAGCCAATCTCAATGGCATCTACTACCCTGGGGGCTCCTATGACCCAAGGAATAATAGTCCTTATGAGATTGAGAATGGAGTGGTCTGGGTTTCCTTTAGAGGGGCAGATTATTCCCTCAGGGCTGTTCGCATGAAAATTAGGCCCCTTGTGACCCAATag